The following are encoded together in the Manduca sexta isolate Smith_Timp_Sample1 chromosome 22, JHU_Msex_v1.0, whole genome shotgun sequence genome:
- the LOC115452142 gene encoding calumenin-B produces MLRSLFVALAVSAVFAGVPTPEETKRMMGHLSDAEHFKNEHHNKQYDHDAFLGEDQAKAFDQLPPEESKRRLGIIADKIDSDKDGFVTLVELKDWIRYTQKRYTEEDTERHWRQHNPDNSEKLAWEDYKKNVYGFMDEMSEKEKNTPNSEGFAYASLLKRDRRRWHYADADQDGSLNRTEFAAFLHPEENPTMRDVVVLETLEDIDKDKDGKVSLEEYIGDMYKPEDGEDDEEPDWVKQEREQFTGYRDTNKDGFMDEHEVKDWIAPPEFDHAEAEARHLVFEADADADEKLTKAEILEKYDLFVGSQATDFGEALSRHDEF; encoded by the exons ATGCTGCGATCGTTGTTCGTTGCTTTGGCCGTGTCGGCGGTATTTGCCGGCGTCCCAACTCCTGAGGAGACGAAGCGTATGATGGGACATCTCTCAGACGCCGAACATTTTAAGAACGAGCATCACAATAAGCAGTATGACCATGACGCTTTCTTGGGCGAAGACCAGGCAAAGGCATTTGATCAGCTGCCGCCGGAAGAATCTAAAAGGAGACTGGG GATAATAGCGGACAAGATAGATTCAGATAAGGACGGTTTCGTGACCCTCGTGGAGCTGAAAGACTGGATCCGGTATACGCAGAAGCGGTACACGGAGGAGGATACAGAGAGGCACTGGCGCCAGCACAACCCTGACAACAGCGAGAAGCTCGCTTGGGAG GATTACAAGAAGAACGTGTACGGCTTCATGGACGAGATGAGCGAGAAAGAGAAGAATACGCCCAACAGCGAAGGATTCGCGTACGCCAGCCTGCTGAAGAGGGACCGCAGGAGGTGGCACTATGCTG ATGCGGACCAAGACGGGTCCCTGAACAGGACCGAGTTTGCGGCGTTCCTGCATCCCGAAGAGAACCCGACCATGAGGGACGTTGTCGTGCTGGAGACTTTGGAGGACATCGACAAAGACAAG GACGGTAAAGTGTCCCTCGAGGAGTACATCGGTGACATGTACAAGCCGGAGGATGGAGAGGACGACGAGGAACCTGACTGGGTCAAACAGGAGAGGGAACAGTTCACAGGATACAG AGACACAAACAAGGACGGCTTCATGGACGAACACGAAGTGAAAGACTGGATCGCGCCGCCCGAATTCGACCACGCGGAAGCCGAAGCGCGCCACTTGGTGTTCGAAGCCGACGCTGATGCTGACGAGAAGCTCACCAAGGCGGAGATCCTGGAGAAATACGACCTGTTTGTGGGTTCCCAGGCTACAGACTTTGGGGAAGCTCTGTCCCGCCATGATGAATTTTAG